A genomic window from Glycine max cultivar Williams 82 chromosome 17, Glycine_max_v4.0, whole genome shotgun sequence includes:
- the LOC100790172 gene encoding chromatin structure-remodeling complex protein SYD isoform X2 produces the protein MASSHNVELEAAKFLHKLIQDSKDEPAKLATKLYVILQHMKSSGKEHSMPYQVISRAMETVINQHGLDIEALKSSRLPLTGGPQIGSSSQSVNVTKDSRVGLAENEVSKMDPFASGRPPVAPSGGAPDYYQGSVAQRSSQSFDQGSPSSLDSRSANSQSQDRRDTANWDKQVSQKDGKKATTKRKRGDTSSPVELHVDSPSQLDPRNTGVNARKGKITKAESSDGLPVKNGELTNFNMTPNSGQMENVSALSGSMRTMLRANQEGHHLLAKQTDLTKVGNPMVRAPNSKYAEDTEVSSAHIASGKQQGAYANVHGGMSLAAGASSMVEAFSNSMQYGGAVERDRGSSTTLSDGHKIVQVGRQNSGSEMNMLRQGVSPRDTGKSTVPAMPFKEQQLKQLRAQCLVFLAFRNGLAPKKLHLEIALGTAFSREDGSRKDLIDLKGKSQSFNEPGNSSGAMMPFGGPSNARQTDKNLLGSSSVGKIVEADSLSKGTESPRMLEDKGNLHVTKRGEVDRRIQERVASQASSATSCQQQDSSSTRGALVGNNHLDDVDIGNMQVGRSNQSSVAGPNNWAGFAGANEASKGPPQVSAIQHELPIERRENIPSQFQNVGNNCGSRNQNSVNHLSFSLKEQWKPVPGMDSDPHGATMMKDGNVMIKHVSPDGFKTVPVDNASKHGISFATEQDGNERLVSADFPPSPKYTMSERWIMDQQKKRRLLEQNWMLKQQKTKQRMATSFHKLKENVSSSEDISAKTKSVIELKKLQLLELQRRLRSDFLNDFFKPIATEMEHLKSIKKHRHGRRVKQLERFEQKMKEERQKRIRERQKEFFSEIEVHKEKLDDVFKIKRERWKGFNRYVKEFHKRKERIHREKIDRIQREKINLLKINDVEGYLRMVQDAKSDRVKQLLKETEKYLQKLGSKLQEAKTAAGRFGQDVDETGNVSFLENSETENVDESDQAKHYMESNEKYYKMAHSIKESIAEQPSSLQGGKLREYQMNGLRWLVSLYNNHLNGILADEMGLGKTVQVISLICYLMEAKNDRGPFLVVVPSSVLPGWDSEINFWAPGVHKIVYAGPPEERRRLFKERIVQQKFNVLLTTYEYLMNKHDRPKLSKIHWHYIIIDEGHRIKNASCKLNADLKHYQSSHRLLLTGTPLQNNLEELWALLNFLLPNIFNSSEDFSQWFNKPFESAGDSSPDEALLSEEENLLIINRLHQVLRPFVLRRLKHKVENELPEKIERLIRCEASSYQKLLMKRVEENLGSIGNSKARSVHNSVMELRNICNHPYLSQLHAEEVDNFIPKHYLPPIIRLCGKLEMLDRLLPKLKATDHRVLFFSTMTRLLDVMEEYLTLKQYRYLRLDGHTSGGDRGALIDLFNQPGSPYFIFLLSIRAGGVGVNLQAADTVILFDTDWNPQVDLQAQARAHRIGQKRDVLVLRFETVQTVEEQVRASAEHKLGVANQSITAGFFDNNTSAEDRREYLEALLRECKKEEAAPVLDDDALNDVLARSESELDIFEAVDKKRKEDELATWKKLMLGQAADGSDIPQLPARLVTDEDLKQFYEAMKISDVPKAEVESSGVKRKGGYIGGLDTQHYGRGKRAREVRSYEEQWTEEEFEKMCQVETPDSPNKVKEVAEKSCPTNTSSSVVSTSNLQPVPVPPAVPTLPAVESLPVVVQQVKEITPPAKRGRGRPKRITSDKSPAVVVSPVTSGTVEVDTQLQKGFGSGHLASSTPDSVAHSAEVVGVNAPVQQSDTVVSPNSQSVIPMPTIPPNSQVAAVPVSVPIQARGQGRKSHGGEGIRRRGKKQVMISPAIPVGSVGPDLKVNDKLEDKLVSPSGQAISQSETVPSFAAEPHPPSASLSSGKDPLGVGVVLNSQAPPPLPSNTTLVQTAPTYPSVQMLSKGQNQKSQTGVSRRRGKKQATILAPVPDLLHQDLHQTANLPISSGSISGEKATELKSLQESNVQESKCVVLDQASQSVGDQDLKSLGGSDDSSKQTVIMSSCQDSMIKSPGQDLDTVKNPDAHDSSVKVVKSSEITSSKIDEVCNNSGNETLLGTTVPVTGVIQDQHSGGKTHNQTVEISKTIPSVVDTPINSLTDNETTQSINKSLDPVTPTIVPSTLTTVYPTPGSESTHPGLAESIPTKRQGRKTQNRAEPPRRKGKKSAAVLPVVPDAVTGQDPKLSHHAQNSPVDSLPGKATANITQTQALEILLPSGVVSHDSKRKERATNSTQNKLQKVASTRIDGAPMSTDKISVHDVARVMKEVFSGTCLPKPKAHDSAGSEDRNTPVVPVLTKAAVDVASNNQSLEDRACSNIAATGAACLASNVPVNVSEKQPEMASNMDNLEGKASLDMPTTGEHSLTSDVKEKAEQMQHSVESSTTSCKIALDTTLNAVQKIDGSSERLPTGSALNDLNIDSSSHQMCSSSGAEPLAVLDRKLKNQSDSLEKCSRSSPLDIGGTGCPPTPLEPDSFSNNPVTSQADTCTRSHSSSNKPPDTTEHISNEKLEPLQPSLKSSSLACVDGSGLLVQTENLGDQPQVIPSCSATDLPPMAMIVSSISEYTEVKNETESTLKPSTELSSDEGIVGYKIPASQLLEPEDRIAFEHNSQMALEPSTKQCLESASEMKVPVSPKAVEVQKHPDALEPADLHGTPLIESCPKSLCEEKRDDRVSKCEQLQSCVVEPINIDPVSQENIVLSNPINNPKTDSSEACHMEMDTSDRSVLPQPSSGLEAVGNELVDISGVGSLLEGSKSEAAVLPPSTLIEEQNRGSAVTCPVRSSEPLEESMEKGVANNSAVQEEAKVDKVETDVQMDSSISQTLQVKHEIFQANVNLPSHLMAKEENIEVSSSRPLSISSSPSHELKDSELELGDKYISPVGDFQTESKDNMLKSLDLVSSPSVRKEEGISSTSDIDGSEGLSMSLNVHQLITVPDAVESSSSQVKEEKKIGVSSDSKLVVRSVSENDMEGSGLLPENPVLEINKMSSDSSTIVSHSVEGQVSFVKEDNSEIKIGDQMDASHVSENDLERITSKCMDVPSCLQMEGDKVDMLSDKGPLCSSLASSEPRDPLIENSRDGIEKSKCSESGKVDEMKTSDVVRVDPGLKSKIADFPSSLVMEQDKAAASYDSPLAAAEPKYCLTGENCENANEEPNPSEAEIGNEMNASDVAGVNTQLSSSSIIVPSSSLMTEDDNIVVSSDNGPQCSMQVLKESKDCQTEEGSCKDATEGPSTNPVLLQELIINSEAETCNEGKTQIGGLSVEDVTASEGKREVETLPDEGPQGILEAQDGSRGLADIEDGTDSKSCAAEMENVSEVPKPSVSAEKGEDLSKKGIIGSQAKRQVSEESEAVTGGGIDVTPDCLAVPETATNDGASSLCSSAEGSEHVDSLSEKDLVGNPVAELDTKVSEAGVSDQENQVVQENALEDMEHEENLSETGLVGNAVAKLSTNKSEAGVSNQEKQENALKDIEKSPPSAAEGCS, from the exons ATGGCCTCTTCACATAATGTTGAATTGGAGGCTGCTAAGTTTCTGCATAAACTTATTCAAGATTCTAAAGATGAACCAGCCAAGCTGGCTACTAAACTCTATGTG ATACTACAACACATGAAATCAAGTGGGAAGGAGCATTCAATGCCATATCAAGTGATATCAAG GGCAATGGAGACTGTCATCAACCAACACGGTCTTGATATTGAAGCATTGAAGTCATCACGTCTTCCTTTGACTGGTGGTCCTCAAATAG GATCTTCTTCACAGTCAGTGAATGTAACAAAAGATTCCAGAGTGGGTTTGGCTGAAAATGAGgtgtccaaaatggacccgTTTGCTTCAGGTCGGCCACCGGTTGCCCCAAGTGGTGGAGCGCCTGATTATTATCAAGGATCTGTGGCACAGAGGAGTAGTCAGTCTTTTGATCAAGGAAGTCCATCTAGTTTGGATTCTAGGTCTGCTAACTCTCAGTCACAAGATAGACGTGATACTGCCAATTGGGACAAACAGGTGAGTCAAAAGGATGGCAAGAAAGCTACAACAAAGAGAAAGAGGGGAGATACATCATCACCTGTGGAACTGCATGTTGACAGTCCTTCTCAGCTGGATCCTCGCAATACTGGTGTTAATGCAAGGAAGGGGAAAATAACCAAGGCTGAATCATCAGATGGTCTTCCAGTTAAAAATGGTGAACTAACCAACTTTAACATGACTCCAAATAGTGGTCAAATGGAGAATGTTTCGGCTTTGTCTGGTAGCATGAGGACAATGCTTAGAGCAAACCAAGAAGGCCATCATTTATTGGCAAAACAAACTGATTTGACAAAGGTTGGCAATCCGATGGTGCGAGCACCTAATTCAAAGTATGCAGAAGACACTGAAGTTTCCTCTGCACATATTGCTTCAGGGAAGCAGCAAG GTGCTTATGCAAATGTTCATGGAGGGATGTCGCTTGCAGCTGGTGCATCTTCAATGGTTGAAGCTTTCTCAAATTCAATGCAATATGGTGGTGCAGTTGAGCGTGACAGGGGAAGTTCTACTACTTTATCTGATGGGCATAAAATTGTTCAG GTTGGCAGGCAAAATAGTGGCTCGGAAATGAATATGCTTAGACAAGGTGTTTCTCCTAGAGACACGGGAAAATCCACTGTTCCTGCCATGCCTTTCAAGGAACAACAGTTAAAACAGCTTCGAGCTCAGTGCCTTGTTTTCCTAGCATTTAG AAATGGTCTAGCACCAAAAAAACTACATCTTGAAATTGCACTTGGAACTGCCTTTTCTAGAGAAG ATGGTTCTCGCAAAGATCTAATTGACCTCAAAGGAAAATCACAATCTTTTAATGAACCAGGTAACTCATCTGGGGCCATGATGCCATTTGGAGGTCCCAGCAATGCCAGACAGACGGATAAAAACCTTTTGGGGTCCTCTTCAGTTGGCAAAATTGTGGAGGCTGATTCTTTGTCAAAGGGAACTGAGAGCCCAAGAATGTTGGAGGACAAAGGTAACCTACATGTCACAAAAAGAGGAGAGGTTGATAGACGAATTCAAGAAAGAGTGGCTTCACAAGCTTCCTCAGCCACTTCATGTCAGCAGCAAGATTCTTCAAGTACAAGGGGTGCTTTAGTTGGTAATAATCATTTAGATGATGTTGACATTGGTAATATGCAGGTTGGAAGATCCAACCAATCTTCTGTTGCTGGCCCAAATAACTGGGCCGGTTTTGCTGGTGCTAATGAGGCTTCAAAGGGACCTCCTCAGGTCTCTGCTATTCAACATGAGTTGCCTatagaaagaagagagaatatTCCTAGTCAGTTTCAAAATGTTGGTAACAATTGTGGTTCACGGAATCAAAATTCTGTTAATCActtgtctttttctttaaaagagCAATGGAAACCTGTTCCAGGGATGGACAGTGATCCTCATGGAGCAACCATGATGAAGGATGGAAATGTAATGATAAAACATGTTTCTCCAG ATGGCTTCAAAACAGTTCCAGTTGATAATGCATCAAAGCATGGCATCTCTTTTGCTACAGAGCAAGATGGGAATGAGAGGTTGGTATCAGCTGATTTTCCACCTTCTCCAAAATATACAATGTCAGAGAGATGGATCATGGATCAGCAGAAAAAGAGGCGTCTACTCGAGCAAAATTGGATGCTAAAACAGCagaaaacaaagcaaagaaTGGCTACAAGTTTTCACAAGTTGAAG GAAAATGTGAGCTCCTCTGAAGATATTTCTGCTAAGACCAAAAGTGTCATAGAGTTGAAAAAACTTCAACTATTAGAGCTTCAACGTCGTCTCCGGAG TGATTTTCTGAATGATTTTTTCAAACCAATTGCAACCGAGATGGaacatttaaaatcaattaagaaACATAGGCATGGTAGGAGGGTCAAACAACTTGAAAGGTTTGAGCAGAAAATGAAGGAAGAGCGTCAGAAGCGGATTCGTGAGAGGCAGAAGGAGTTTTTCAGTGAGATAGAGGTTCACAA GGAAAAACTTGATGATGTATTCAAAATCAAGAGGGAACGGTGGAAGGGTTTCAATAGATATGTGAAGGAGTtccataaaagaaaagaacGTATTCATCGTGAGAAGATTGATAGAATCCAGCGGGAAAAGATTAATTTACTGAAAATAAATGATGTGGAGGGCTATCTTCGAATGGTGCAG GATGCAAAATCAGATCGTGTAAAGCAACTACTTAAAGAGACCGAGAAGTATCTTCAAAAGCTTGGGTCCAAGCTACAGGAAGCAAAGACTGCAGCAGGACGTTTTGGGCAGGATGTTGATGAGACAGGAAATGTCAGTTTTCTTGAGAATAGCGAAACAGAAAATGTGGATGAAAGTGATCAGGCAAAG CATTATATGGAAAGCAATGAAAAGTATTACAAGATGGCTCACAG TATAAAGGAGAGCATTGCAGAGCAGCCATCTAGTTTGCAAGGCGGGAAATTGAGGGA ATATCAAATGAATGGCCTGAGGTGGCTGGTTTCCCTATACAACAATCATTTGAATGGAATTCTTGCTGATGAAATGGGACTGGGTAAAACAGTACAG gttatttctttaatttgctaTCTGATGGAGGCAAAAAATGATAGAGGACCGTTTCTCGTGGTTGTGCCCTCTTCAGTTCTACCTGGTTGGGACTCGGAAATAAACTTTTGGGCTCCTGGTGTTCATAAAATTGTCTATGCTGGTCCACCAGAGGAAAGGCGTCGGTTATTCAA ggAAAGGATTGTTCAACAGAAATTCAATGTTCTTTTGACTACGTATGAATATTTGATGAATAAGCATGATAGACCAAAGCTGAGCAAAATACATTGgcattatataataattgatgAAGGCCACCGCATAAAGAATGCTTCTTGCAAGTTGAATGCTGACTTGAAACACTATCAGAGCTCTCACAGATTGCTGTTAACTGGAACACCTTTACag AACAATCTTGAAGAACTATGGGCACTACTTAATTTCTTGTTACCAAACATATTCAATTCATCAGAGGACTTCTCTCAATGGTTTAATAAGCCATTTGAGAGTGCTGGAGATAGCTCGCCTGATGAA GCTTTATTGTCCGAGGAGGAGAATCTCTTGATTATAAATCGTCTGCACCAAGTTTTGAGACCATTTGTACTTAGGAGGCTGAAACACAAG gtTGAAAATGAGTTGCCTGAGAAGATTGAGAGACTAATAAGATGTGAGGCCTCATCATATCAAAAACTTTTGATGAAGAGGGTGGAAGAAAATCTTGGTTCTATTGGCAATTCAAAG gcTCGATCAGTACACAACTCTGTCATGGAGCTTCGTAATATATGCAATCATCCATATCTCAGTCAGCTTCATGCAGAGGAG GTGGATAACTTCATACCTAAACATTATCTGCCACCAATTATTAGACTTTGTGGGAAGCTTGAGATGTTGGACCGTTTATTGCCAAAATTGAAGGCGACAGATCATCGG GTTCTTTTCTTTTCGACAATGACTAGGCTTTTGGATGTTATGGAGGAATACTTAACTTTGAAACAGTATCGGTACCTCCGGTTGGATGGGCATACATCAGGAGGTGATCGTGGTGCTCTGATTGATCTATTTAACCAACCTGGTTccccatattttattttcttgctcAG CATTCGGGCTGGTGGTGTTGGAGTGAATCTTCAGGCTGCTGACACAGTGATCTTATTTGACACTGACTGGAATCCACAg GTTGATCTGCAAGCTCAAGCAAGGGCTCATAGAATTGGTCAAAAGAGGGATGTTCTTGTTCTTCGGTTTGAAACG GTTCAAACTGTTGAAGAACAAGTCAGGGCTTCGGCTGAGCACAAACTTGGAGTTGCTAATCAGAGCATTACTGCTGGTTTTTTCGACAATAATACAAG TGCTGAAGATCGAAGAGAATACTTGGAAGCACTCCTGCGTGAGTGTAAGAAAGAAGAGGCTGCACCTGTTTTGGATGATGATGCTCTAAACGATGTCTTAGCCCGCAG TGAATCAGAGTTGGATATATTTGAGGCTGTtgacaaaaaaaggaaggaagatgAGCTG GCTACATGGAAGAAATTGATGCTTGGACAGGCAGCTGATGGTTCCGATATTCCTCAACTTCCTGCTCGTCTGGTCACTGATGAAGACCTGAAACAGTTCTATGAAGCAATGaagatatctgatgtgcctaaGGCTGAGGTAGAATCTAGTGGAGTAAAGAGAAAGGGTGGATATATTGGGGGCCTTGATACTCAACACTATGGCAGGGGAAAACGTGCTAGAGAG GTACGTTCCTATGAAGAGCAATGGACAGAAGAGGAGTTTGAGAAGATGTGTCAGGTTGAAACTCCAGATTCACCCAACAAAGTAAAAGAAGTGGCAGAAAAGAGTTGTCCAACAAATACTTCCAGCTCTGTGGTATCTACTTCTAACTTACAACCTGTGCCTGTGCCTCCAGCGGTCCCAACATTGCCAGCTGTGGAGAGTTTGCCGGTAGTGGTACAGCAAGTTAAAGAGATAACCCCACCCGCCAAACGTGGTCGGGGAAGACCTAAAAGAATAACTTCAGATAAGTCACCAGCTGTAGTGGTCTCTCCAGTAACTTCTGGAACTGTTGAAGTAGACACACAGTTACAGAAAGGATTTGGGTCTGGACATTTAGCATCGTCAACTCCTGATTCTGTTGCTCATTCTGCTGAAGTTGTAGGTGTGAATGCACCTGTGCAGCAGTCTGACACAGTAGTTTCTCCTAACTCACAGTCTGTCATTCCTATGCCTACTATTCCACCAAATTCTCAGGTAGCTGCTGTTCCTGTTTCTGTACCTATTCAAGCAAGAGGGCAAGGGAGGAAAAGTCATGGTGGGGAAGGGATTAGACGTAGAGGGAAGAAGCAGGTCATGATTTCACCTGCAATCCCTGTTGGTTCTGTTGGTCCTGATCTAAAGGTTAATGATAAATTGGAAGATAAATTGGTCAGTCCTTCAGGTCAAGCTATATCCCAGAGTGAAACTGTTCCCAGCTTTGCTGCAGAGCCCCATCCACCTTCTGCTTCTTTGAGCAGTGGAAAGGATCCTTTGGGTGTTGGGGTTGTTTTGAATTCTCAAGCACCCCCTCCTTTGCCCTCTAATACAACCTTGGTTCAAACTGCACCCACTTATCCGTCCGTACAGATGCTAAGTAAAGGACAAAATCAGAAGTCACAAACTGGAGTTTCCCGTCGTAGGGGAAAGAAACAGGCAACAATATTAGCACCGGTTCCGGATCTTTTACATCAGGATTTACATCAAACTGCTAATTTGCCGATTTCATCAGGCAGTATATCAGGTGAAAAAGCCACTGAATTAAAGAGCTTGCAAGAGAGCAATGTTCAAGAATCAAAATGTGTTGTCCTGGATCAAGCATCACAGAGCGTAGGTGATCAGGATTTAAAATCACTGGGAGGATCAGATGATTCATCCAAACAGACAGTGATCATGTCTTCATGTCAAGATAGTATGATTAAATCTCCAG gacAAGATCTTGACACGGTTAAAAATCCTGATGCTCATGATTCTTCTGTAAAGGTTGTTAAATCTTCTGAAATTACCTCATCGAAAATTGATGAAGTTTGCAATAACTCGGGGAATGAAACTTTACTTGGCACAACAGTGCCTGTTACTGGGGTGATACAGGATCAACATTCAGGTGGTAAAACTCATAATCAAACTGTTGAAATTTCAAAAACCATCCCTTCAGTTGTTGATACTCCAATTAATTCCTTGACTGACAATGAAACTACACAAAGCATCAACAAGTCTTTAGATCCTGTGACTCCAACGATTGTTCCCAGTACATTAACTACTGTTTATCCCACGCCAGGTTCTGAATCTACTCATCCAGGCTTGGCTGAATCCATTCCCACCAAAAGGCAAGGTCGTAAAACTCAAAATAGAGCAGAGCCACCACGGCGTAAGGGAAAAAAATCAGCTGCAGTGTTACCTGTTGTTCCTGATGCTGTTACTGGTCAGGATCCTAAGTTAAGTCATCATGCACAAAATTCACCAGTAGATTCATTGCCGGGGAAAGCCACTGCCAATATCACTCAAACCCAAGCATTGGAGATCCTTTTACCCAGTGGAGTAGTTAGTCATGATTCAAAACGAAAAGAGAGGGCAACCAATTCTACCCAAAATAAGCTACAGAAAGTTGCATCAACAAGGATTGATGGTGCACCTATGTCCACAGATAAGATTTCTGTGCATGATGTTGCACGGGTAATGAAGGAAGTTTTCTCTGGAACTTGCTTACCAAAGCCTAAAGCTCATGATTCTGCTGGGAGTGAAGATAGGAACACACCTGTTGTACCTGTACTGACTAAAGCTGCAGTGGATGTCGCTTCCAATAACCAGAGTTTGGAGGATAGAGCGTGTTCTAATATAGCAGCTACTGGTGCAGCATGCCTTGCTTCAAATGTTCCTGTGAATGTTAGCGAAAAACAACCAGAAATGGCATCCAATATGGATAATTTGGAGGGTAAAGCAAGTTTAGATATGCCAACTACTGGAGAACATAGCCTGACATCAGATGTTAAAGAAAAGGCTGAACAGATGCAACATTCTGTTGAAAGCTCAACCACGAGTTGTAAAATAGCTCTAGATACAACTCTCAATGCTGTCCAAAAGATCGATGGTTCTTCTGAGAGACTTCCAACTGGCTCTGCTCTCAATGATTTAAATATAGATAGTTCTAGCCATCAGATGTGTTCATCTTCAGGTGCTGAACCTCTTGCAGTACTTGATCGTAAGCTTAAAAACCAATCCGACTCTTTAGAGAAGTGTTCAAGATCTTCTCCTCTTGATATTGGTGGCACAGGATGCCCACCAACTCCATTGGAACCAGACAGTTTTAGCAATAATCCTGTAACTAGTCAGGCTGATACCTGCACTCGGAGCCATTCATCCTCAAACAAACCTCCTGATACCACAGAACACATTTCTAATGAAAAATTGGAACCCTTGCAACCATCTTTGAAATCTTCATCTCTTGCTTGTGTTGACGGCTCTGGGTTATTGGTTCAGACTGAAAATTTGGGTGATCAACCACAAGTGATCCCATCATGTTCTGCAACAGATCTTCCTCCAATGGCGATGATAGTTTCTAGTATTTCAGAATATACtgaagttaaaaatgaaactgaGTCTACTTTAAAACCTTCTACTGAACTCTCATCTGATGAGGGGATTGTTGGGTATAAAATTCCTGCTTCTCAGTTGCTGGAGCCCGAGGATCGGATTGCATTTGAACATAATTCTCAAATGGCATTAGAACCCTCCACGAAACAGTGTTTAGAATCTGCTTCTGAAATGAAAGTTCCTGTGAGTCCTAAAGCTGTTGAAGTTCAGAAGCATCCAGATGCACTAGAACCTGCTGATTTGCATGGTACTCCATTGATTGAGAGTTGCCCAAAATCTCTCTGTGAAGAAAAAAGGGATGATAGGGTTTCCAAATGTGAACAGCTTCAGTCTTGTGTTGTTGAACCTATAAATATTGACCCTGTTTCCCAAGAAAATATAGTATTATCCAATCCTATTAACAATCCAAAGACTGATTCTTCCGAGGCTTGCCATATGGAAATGGACACATCAGACAGGTCAGTGTTGCCACAACCTTCTTCTGGTTTGGAAGCTGTAGGGAATGAGTTAGTAGATATTTCTGGTGTTGGCAGTCTTTTAGAGGGAAGTAAATCCGAAGCTGCAGTTCTGCCCCCGTCAACCTTGATAGAAGAACAAAATAGGGGATCAGCTGTAACATGCCCAGTTAGGAGTTCAGAACCTTTGGAGGAGTCAATGGAGAAGGGTGTGGCTAACAACTCTGCAGTTCAGGAGGAAGCAAAAGTTGATAAAGTAGAAACTGATGTTCAAATGGATTCTTCCATTAGTCAGACTTTGCAAGTAAAACATGAAATTTTTCAAGCAAATGTGAATTTGCCCTCCCATCTGATGGCGAAGGAAGAAAACATAGAAGTCTCATCCTCAAGGCCCCTATCTATCAGTTCATCTCCATCACATGAATTGAAGGATTCTGAACTTGAACTAGGTGATAAATATATATCTCCGGTTGGTGATTTTCAGACTGAATCTAAAGATAATATGTTGAAGAGCTTGGATTTAGTTTCATCTCCTTCCGTTAGGAAGGAAGAAGGGATCAGTTCTACATCTGATATTGATGGTTCTGAAGGCCTTTCGATGTCTCTGAATGTTCATCAATTAATAACTGTCCCAGATGCTGTCGAGTCTTCATCGTCCCAAgtgaaagaggaaaaaaagattGGGGTATCTTCTGACAGTAAATTAGTTGTGAGGTCTGTATCTGAAAATGACATGGAAGGATCTGGTCTTTTGCCAGAAAACCCTGTGCTGGAAATCAATAAAATGTCATCAGATTCCTCAACGATTGTTAGCCACTCTGTGGAGGGTCAAGTGTCATTTGTGAAAGAAGATAattcagaaattaaaattggTGATCAAATGGATGCTTCTCATGTCTCTGAGAATGATTTAGAAAGGATTACTTCTAAATGCATGGATGTACCTTCTTGCTTGCAGATGGAGGGAGATAAGGTTGATATGTTGTCTGACAAGGGCCCTCTTTGCAGTTCCCTTGCTTCTAGTGAACCAAGAGATCCTTTGATTGAGAATAGTAGAGATGGCATCGAG AAATCAAAATGTTCTGAATCTGGGAAGGTTGATGAGATGAAAACATCTGATGTTGTCAGGGTTGATCCAGGACTGAAGTCCAAAATCGCAGATTTTCCTTCTTCCTTAGTGATGGAGCAAGATAAAGCTGCTGCATCATATGATAGCCCACTGGCTGCTGCAGAACCAAAATATTGTTTGACCGGAGAGAATTGTGAAAATGCTAATGAG GAACCAAATCCTTCAGAAGCTGAGATCGGTAATGAAATGAATGCATCTGATGTAGCTGGGGTTAATACACAGCTTTCATCAAGTAGCATTATTGTGCCATCATCTTCCTTGATGACTGAGGATGATAATATTGTGGTGTCATCTGACAATGGTCCACAATGCAGTATGCAAGTACTCAaggaatcgaaagattgtcagACTGAAGAGGGGAGCTGTAAAGATGCCACTGAG GGTCCCTCTACAAATCCAGTACTGCTGCaggaattaattattaattctgAAGCTGAGACATGTAATGAAGGCAAGACACAG ATTGGTGGGCTATCTGTGGAAGATGTCACAGCATCagagggaaaaagagaggtggAGACATTGCCTGATGAGGGTCCACAAGGAATATTGGAAGCCCAGGATGGATCAAGAGGACTAGCTGACATTGAGGATGGGACAGATAGTAAAAGCTGTGCTGCTGAGATGGAAAATGTATCTGAAGTCCCAAAGCCCTCAGTATCAGCTGAGAAGGGGGAAGACTTGTCTAAGAAAGGTATAATTGGCAGCCAAGCAAAAAGGCAGGTATCAGAAGAATCTGAAGCTGTTACGGGAGGTGGAATTGATGTTACTCCAGATTGTTTGGCTGTGCCAGAAACGGCAACTAATGATGGGGCTTCATCTTTGTGCTCTTCAGCAGAAGGGAGTGAACATGTGGACAGCTTGTCTGAGAAGGATTTAGTTGGCAACCCTGTAGCAGAACTTGACACTAAAGTATCTGAAGCTGGTGTTTCTGACCAGGAAAATCAAGTAGTGCAAGAAAATGCATTGGAAGATATGGAACATGAGGAGAACTTGTCCGAGACGGGTTTAGTTGGCAACGCCGTAGCAAAACTTAGCACCAATAAATCTGAAGCTGGTGTTAGTAACCaggaaaaacaagaaaatgcATTGAAAGACATTGAAAAGTCCCCTCCTTCTGCAGCAGAGGGCTGTTCTTAG